The sequence below is a genomic window from Nostoc flagelliforme CCNUN1.
ATATACAGGCGATCGCCATTCTATCTCAGGCCAACTGTTACAGTTATAAAAGAGTCTGTGGACAAATAACTATGAGCAACACTCCTTCAACAGAACCTCAACCTAGCTACGTAAAACTCGCCATGCGAAACATGGTGCGGAAGGGTGGAACTTCCCTAAAGCATTTTGCGTTGACTGCCGTAGGGCTTTTATCTCTCCTTGTTG
It includes:
- a CDS encoding DUF3285 domain-containing protein; its protein translation is MSNTPSTEPQPSYVKLAMRNMVRKGGTSLKHFALTAVGLLSLLVGLAYLTH